A genomic region of Dictyoglomus sp. NZ13-RE01 contains the following coding sequences:
- a CDS encoding ABC transporter, with translation MKRNIVGWLIMLPTLILFSFYVWEPLIESIILSFFNAQGMRLKEFVGLANYKFIFNHPDFKSAFLNTFSYTFWSLIIGFLVPIIMAILINELIRFKGFSRVSLYLPSVIPGLAVALMWTFIYKPSETGLLNIILGKFGISPQPWLTNPKWTIPLIVIMMTWRSAGATMLIYLAGLQNINPELYEASVIDGANILHRIRYITIPQIYNLARSLLVLQIIAVFQVLYEPLVMTNGGPNNASLSLMQLMYRYAFERFDYPKAASVSVFIGLMLVLITVLYNTFVKEKDM, from the coding sequence ATGAAAAGGAATATAGTTGGATGGTTAATAATGCTACCTACCTTAATTTTGTTCTCTTTCTATGTATGGGAACCTCTCATTGAGAGTATTATACTGTCCTTTTTTAATGCTCAAGGAATGAGATTAAAAGAATTTGTAGGACTTGCAAATTATAAATTTATATTTAATCATCCAGATTTTAAATCCGCATTTCTAAATACTTTTTCATATACTTTTTGGTCTCTCATTATTGGCTTTTTAGTTCCCATAATTATGGCCATATTAATCAATGAATTAATAAGGTTTAAAGGATTCTCAAGGGTATCTTTGTATCTTCCAAGTGTTATACCTGGCTTGGCTGTAGCTCTTATGTGGACCTTTATTTATAAACCAAGTGAAACAGGTCTATTAAATATAATTTTGGGAAAATTTGGAATTTCCCCTCAGCCATGGTTGACAAATCCTAAGTGGACTATTCCTCTAATTGTAATAATGATGACTTGGAGATCTGCAGGTGCTACGATGCTTATTTATCTTGCTGGACTTCAAAATATTAATCCAGAACTTTATGAAGCGTCTGTTATTGATGGGGCAAATATTTTACATAGAATTAGATACATTACAATACCTCAAATATATAATTTGGCTCGTTCCCTTCTTGTTCTTCAAATAATTGCTGTCTTTCAAGTTCTGTATGAGCCTTTAGTTATGACAAATGGGGGACCAAATAATGCATCTTTATCCCTTATGCAACTTATGTATAGATATGCCTTTGAAAGATTTGATTATCCAAAAGCAGCTTCAGTCTCTGTTTTCATTGGGTTAATGTTAGTTCTAATAACAGTCCTATATAACACCTTTGTGAAAGAAAAAGATATGTAG
- a CDS encoding sugar ABC transporter substrate-binding protein — protein sequence MKKIKRCSILRILLVSIFIISLLGIGYPQTTKKIVLKLGMWPEDTLVSDVEMFKKWKQKFEAKYPNVEVVPATYKYSPDTFVPLAEAGRLPTIFETWFTEPQKLISQGFVKDITNELKKKGWDKYMNPSVKAILSKNGRIYGIPRDAYALGLYINLDLFRKAGLINPDGTPKYPKTWTELANIAKIIKEKTGRAGFCLLAKDNAGGWHFTQIAWDFGAKFEIQKDGKWYANLNSPEVVAAMNFIKDLRWKYDVLTDDPTSENWGTGFEVIGTGRAAMYLGAQDSVNQPTQVYGLPPDKLAIVPVPRGPKGQYSLMGGTPYMFSNKATSEEVMAALNFLEIMGKAPVVTEDSIAGMKEDAQNRVKNGVPVIPSFPAWINKDYLEAQEKILNEYRNVDMRFFNDYYNWLKKPGVLRPEEPVLTQDLYAELTKVLQAVVTDRNADVKKLLDTANKNFQELLDAIVNK from the coding sequence ATGAAAAAAATAAAAAGATGTTCAATTTTAAGAATTTTATTGGTTTCCATTTTTATAATTTCTCTTTTAGGAATTGGTTATCCCCAAACAACTAAAAAGATTGTATTGAAATTAGGTATGTGGCCCGAAGATACATTGGTGAGTGACGTAGAAATGTTTAAGAAGTGGAAACAAAAGTTTGAGGCAAAATATCCTAATGTAGAAGTAGTGCCTGCTACTTATAAATATTCACCTGATACCTTTGTCCCTCTTGCAGAAGCTGGAAGACTCCCCACAATATTTGAAACATGGTTTACTGAACCACAAAAGTTGATCTCTCAAGGATTTGTAAAAGACATTACTAATGAGCTAAAGAAAAAAGGTTGGGATAAATATATGAACCCATCTGTAAAGGCAATTCTTTCCAAAAATGGTAGAATATATGGGATTCCAAGAGATGCATATGCCTTAGGTTTATACATAAACCTTGATTTATTTAGAAAAGCAGGATTAATTAATCCAGATGGAACACCAAAGTATCCAAAAACTTGGACAGAGCTTGCTAATATAGCAAAGATTATAAAAGAGAAAACAGGAAGAGCAGGATTCTGTTTATTAGCTAAGGATAATGCTGGTGGTTGGCATTTTACTCAGATTGCATGGGATTTTGGAGCAAAATTTGAAATTCAGAAAGATGGGAAATGGTATGCAAATTTAAATTCTCCTGAAGTAGTCGCTGCTATGAACTTTATTAAAGACCTAAGATGGAAATACGATGTATTAACAGATGATCCAACAAGTGAAAATTGGGGAACTGGTTTTGAAGTTATTGGGACTGGAAGAGCTGCAATGTATTTAGGAGCTCAAGATTCAGTTAACCAACCTACTCAAGTTTATGGTCTTCCACCAGATAAGCTTGCTATTGTTCCTGTACCAAGAGGACCAAAGGGGCAGTACTCGTTAATGGGTGGAACACCATATATGTTTAGTAATAAAGCGACATCTGAAGAAGTTATGGCTGCTTTGAACTTCTTGGAAATAATGGGTAAGGCTCCAGTTGTAACTGAGGATTCTATAGCAGGAATGAAAGAAGATGCTCAAAATAGGGTAAAAAATGGAGTACCAGTTATACCATCCTTCCCTGCATGGATAAATAAAGATTACTTAGAAGCTCAGGAGAAGATATTGAATGAGTATAGGAATGTGGATATGAGATTTTTCAATGACTATTATAACTGGTTGAAGAAACCAGGAGTTTTAAGACCAGAGGAACCAGTATTGACTCAGGATCTATATGCAGAGCTAACAAAGGTATTGCAAGCTGTTGTGACGGATAGAAATGCGGATGTTAAGAAACTTTTAGATACTGCAAATAAGAATTTTCAAGAATTATTAGATGCAATAGTAAATAAATAA
- a CDS encoding laminarinase — protein MKLFFYSTILLMLIFLASGLASNQPSSSTINILSNGDFSKNIIYISKTYPELPNGDFDTKGTWLFRTGDGAVANGVVENGVFKVEITNGGPHSWSVQLLQSPIKVEYLGIYQVSFDAWASKNRNIGVKVGANGYRGWTAYNPGPSGQTDESGGYLISITTEKKTYTFQFTMTNPTDEQARFEFQLGQDDGTIYIDNVRLIKVGTAEPPAPPPAMGAKYWYKVAWQQDFENMDSIDENVWSFETGNGGPNLPGWGNGEWEYYKKENAYIDPTEKALVIEARKEDVTADDNGDGTPETYNYTSARMKTQTKFNFTYGRIEFKAKLPKGKGIWPALWMLGEKITQVGWPACGEIDVMELLGHEPNKVYGTVHGPGYSGANGKGSSYTLSTGDFSQDYHIFAVEWDPIGLTWYVDDNKFFQITRPQLEFYGEWVFDDPFFIIMNVAVGGYWPGYPDDTTVFPQKMYVKYVKVYKGVTMESINNGTFDYPLVNDQANNPDEWFLWYGSPYGMGGTATASIENGYAVVDVQNYGWESWHVQFNQWVGLSSGKTYKLTFKAKADNPRDINVKFLNPTTYALYANGTYSLTNDWQTFELQFTYNGTDPVVNLSFELGKTANPQTGKVYFDDVSLEVVQ, from the coding sequence ATGAAGCTTTTCTTTTATTCAACAATTTTACTTATGTTAATATTTTTAGCCTCTGGATTAGCCTCTAATCAACCATCATCCTCTACTATTAATATATTGAGTAACGGTGATTTTTCAAAGAATATTATATACATATCTAAGACTTACCCAGAGCTACCAAATGGAGATTTTGATACTAAAGGAACATGGCTATTTAGAACTGGAGATGGAGCAGTTGCAAATGGTGTTGTAGAAAATGGTGTATTTAAAGTAGAAATAACAAATGGAGGTCCACATTCTTGGTCTGTACAACTTTTGCAATCACCAATTAAAGTAGAATATTTAGGAATTTACCAGGTAAGCTTTGATGCATGGGCAAGCAAAAATAGAAATATTGGAGTAAAAGTTGGTGCTAATGGTTATAGGGGATGGACTGCATATAATCCTGGTCCTTCAGGTCAGACTGATGAGTCCGGAGGATATTTAATTAGTATTACTACCGAAAAGAAGACATACACCTTCCAATTCACTATGACAAATCCAACCGATGAGCAGGCAAGATTTGAATTTCAATTAGGGCAAGACGATGGTACAATCTATATAGATAATGTAAGATTGATTAAAGTTGGTACTGCAGAGCCACCAGCTCCTCCACCAGCAATGGGTGCAAAGTATTGGTATAAAGTAGCTTGGCAGCAAGATTTTGAAAATATGGATAGCATAGATGAAAATGTATGGAGCTTTGAAACTGGTAATGGCGGTCCAAATCTTCCTGGTTGGGGTAACGGAGAATGGGAGTATTATAAGAAAGAGAATGCATATATAGATCCTACGGAAAAAGCGCTCGTTATAGAAGCAAGAAAGGAAGATGTAACAGCGGATGATAATGGCGATGGAACTCCCGAGACTTACAATTATACCTCTGCAAGAATGAAGACTCAAACCAAATTTAACTTTACCTATGGAAGAATAGAATTCAAAGCAAAACTTCCAAAAGGAAAGGGAATATGGCCTGCCTTATGGATGTTAGGAGAAAAGATAACACAAGTTGGCTGGCCAGCATGTGGAGAGATTGATGTAATGGAGCTACTTGGACATGAACCAAACAAGGTGTATGGAACAGTTCACGGACCTGGTTATTCTGGCGCTAATGGAAAAGGCTCAAGCTATACATTAAGTACTGGAGATTTCTCTCAAGACTACCATATATTTGCAGTTGAGTGGGATCCTATCGGTCTTACTTGGTATGTAGATGATAATAAGTTCTTCCAAATTACAAGACCCCAATTAGAATTCTATGGTGAGTGGGTATTTGATGATCCATTCTTTATTATAATGAATGTGGCTGTTGGAGGATACTGGCCAGGCTATCCAGATGATACTACGGTATTTCCTCAAAAAATGTATGTAAAATATGTAAAAGTTTATAAAGGCGTAACCATGGAATCTATAAACAACGGTACTTTTGATTATCCATTGGTAAATGATCAAGCTAACAATCCTGATGAGTGGTTCTTATGGTATGGTTCTCCCTATGGAATGGGTGGAACAGCTACAGCAAGTATAGAAAATGGATATGCAGTAGTGGATGTACAAAATTATGGATGGGAGTCTTGGCATGTACAATTCAATCAATGGGTTGGACTTTCTTCAGGAAAGACCTATAAATTAACCTTTAAAGCAAAAGCGGATAACCCAAGAGATATAAATGTCAAATTCCTAAATCCAACTACATATGCTCTCTATGCAAACGGTACCTATTCATTGACAAATGATTGGCAAACCTTTGAACTACAATTTACTTACAATGGTACTGACCCAGTAGTTAATCTATCCTTTGAGCTTGGAAAAACAGCAAATCCTCAAACAGGAAAAGTATACTTTGATGATGTAAGCTTAGAAGTAGTCCAATAA
- the tgt gene encoding tRNA guanosine(34) transglycosylase Tgt has translation MNKLILNLSGKELKLPNFLPDATYGVVKSLDTKDLKQVGVHGLVVNTFHLINKPGISVIDSLNGIKNFMNWDGIILSDSGGFQIFSVLRENPKFGSINEDEIILKNNEKIIITPEKIINAQFKLKSDIMMALDYCTHPDDSYEINKLSVKLTIDWGKRSKKEYEKLIKSKENYKPLIFGIIQGGKDKNLRKECAEALMEIGFDGFGFGGYPIDSKGNLIEDILQYTAELIPDNLPKYAMGIGKPENIVTCAQMGYNLFDCVIPTREGRKGKLYIYNDKMEKVDIFSKDFYSNIFILDGKYVRDKKPISEFCDCLLCQNYSRAYLHHLFKLEDPLAYRLASIHNLRFYMQLIDLIWKKIS, from the coding sequence ATGAATAAGTTGATACTAAATTTATCAGGAAAAGAGCTAAAACTTCCAAATTTTTTGCCCGATGCCACATATGGTGTTGTCAAATCCTTGGACACAAAGGACCTAAAACAGGTTGGGGTTCATGGATTAGTAGTTAATACATTCCACTTAATAAATAAGCCTGGTATTTCGGTTATTGACTCTTTAAACGGTATCAAGAATTTTATGAACTGGGATGGGATAATTCTTTCTGATTCTGGAGGATTTCAAATCTTCTCTGTTTTAAGAGAAAATCCAAAATTTGGAAGTATAAATGAGGATGAGATAATCCTGAAAAACAATGAAAAAATCATTATTACTCCAGAAAAGATTATTAATGCCCAATTTAAATTGAAATCAGATATTATGATGGCTTTAGATTACTGTACTCATCCTGATGATTCTTATGAGATAAATAAATTATCAGTAAAACTAACAATTGATTGGGGAAAAAGAAGCAAAAAAGAGTATGAAAAACTTATTAAATCAAAGGAAAATTACAAGCCTCTAATATTTGGTATAATTCAAGGAGGAAAAGATAAAAATCTTAGAAAGGAATGTGCAGAAGCCTTAATGGAAATAGGTTTTGATGGGTTTGGTTTTGGAGGTTATCCTATTGATAGTAAGGGAAATTTGATAGAGGATATACTTCAATATACGGCGGAGCTAATTCCCGACAATTTGCCCAAATATGCTATGGGGATTGGAAAACCGGAAAATATAGTTACCTGTGCTCAAATGGGATATAATCTATTTGATTGTGTTATCCCTACAAGAGAAGGAAGAAAGGGAAAGCTATATATTTATAATGATAAGATGGAAAAAGTAGATATCTTTTCAAAGGATTTTTACTCCAATATTTTTATATTAGATGGAAAATATGTAAGAGACAAAAAGCCTATATCAGAGTTTTGTGATTGCTTATTATGTCAAAATTATAGCAGAGCATATTTACATCATCTTTTTAAATTAGAGGATCCCTTAGCTTATAGATTAGCATCTATTCACAATCTAAGATTCTATATGCAATTAATAGATTTAATATGGAAGAAGATATCATAA
- the rsmI gene encoding 16S rRNA (cytidine(1402)-2'-O)-methyltransferase, translating to MGKLYVIATPIGNLKDITFRALETIEECDILAVEDTRHTLKLLNHYNIKKKMISYHKYNEKERVNLILDLLKNKNLNVGLLTNAGTPCISDPGYIIVKCARENGIEVVPIPGPSAITTALSISGLPSNQFLFYGFLPNKKTEREKILTKIKNTKVETIIFFESPKRITNLMNLLKDFFPKSTVCVCNELTKMFEKVYYGNIDKVVEEIENNPHKEMGEYTVIIYYNPEEEPSKLNLSVEALIINELVTNNLSLKEAINLVSKKYGISKKEVYNKAINLRNKILNNGGGNL from the coding sequence ATGGGTAAGTTATACGTAATTGCAACTCCTATAGGAAATTTAAAAGATATTACCTTCAGAGCATTAGAGACTATTGAAGAGTGTGATATCTTAGCTGTAGAAGATACAAGACACACTCTTAAGCTTCTGAATCATTACAATATCAAGAAAAAGATGATCTCGTACCATAAATATAATGAGAAGGAAAGAGTAAATCTAATATTAGACCTTTTAAAAAACAAAAACTTGAATGTGGGACTGCTAACTAACGCAGGTACTCCATGCATATCGGATCCTGGATACATAATAGTCAAATGTGCAAGAGAAAATGGAATAGAAGTGGTACCTATTCCTGGTCCTTCTGCAATAACTACCGCCTTATCTATTTCTGGACTTCCATCTAATCAATTTTTATTTTATGGTTTTTTACCGAACAAGAAAACTGAAAGAGAAAAAATATTAACGAAAATAAAAAACACAAAGGTAGAAACTATAATTTTTTTTGAATCGCCAAAAAGAATTACTAACTTAATGAATTTATTAAAAGATTTTTTCCCTAAATCTACAGTATGCGTTTGCAATGAGTTAACAAAAATGTTTGAAAAGGTATACTATGGAAACATTGATAAGGTAGTAGAAGAAATAGAAAATAACCCTCATAAAGAAATGGGAGAATACACAGTGATTATTTATTACAATCCAGAAGAAGAGCCCTCTAAATTAAATCTAAGTGTCGAAGCCTTAATAATTAATGAGTTAGTTACTAATAATCTGAGTCTTAAAGAAGCAATTAATTTGGTATCTAAGAAGTATGGAATATCTAAAAAAGAAGTATATAATAAGGCTATAAATCTTAGAAATAAAATTTTAAACAATGGAGGAGGAAATCTATGA
- a CDS encoding phosphate--acyl-ACP acyltransferase: MTIALDAMGGDFAPQETVKGAIEFVKEFHEKVILVGKEDLLKRELSNYSYPEELIEIYHASQVIEMGEHPAFAVKEKEDSSIVVCMKLHKENKVSAVVSAGNTGAVMSSALLILGRIPGIKRPAIATLIPTLSEKPSILLDVGANVDCKKEYLEQFALMGRIYLEEIFNVKNPRIGLLNIGEEEGKGNQLAQETYELLKNNKYFNFVGNIEGKDLFSSIADVIVCDGFVGNIAVKTAEGVAETLFTLLTKELTSSLWSKILAGLLKQKFRNVKKKLDYSEYGGAPLLGINGVVIISHGRSKAKAIKNALKVSLQVVKQKVNDKIKEGVLEISGGG; this comes from the coding sequence ATGACAATTGCACTGGATGCTATGGGAGGAGATTTTGCTCCTCAAGAAACAGTAAAGGGAGCAATTGAGTTTGTTAAGGAATTTCATGAAAAAGTTATTCTTGTAGGTAAAGAGGATCTACTAAAAAGAGAGTTAAGTAACTATAGCTATCCAGAAGAATTAATTGAAATCTATCACGCATCTCAGGTAATAGAAATGGGAGAACATCCAGCTTTTGCAGTTAAAGAAAAAGAAGACTCGTCCATAGTTGTTTGTATGAAACTTCATAAAGAGAATAAGGTTTCCGCCGTTGTATCTGCAGGAAATACTGGAGCTGTAATGAGTAGTGCCCTACTTATCTTAGGAAGAATCCCTGGAATTAAAAGACCTGCTATAGCTACTTTAATACCTACCCTTAGTGAAAAACCTTCCATTCTTTTGGATGTTGGAGCTAATGTCGATTGTAAGAAAGAATACTTAGAACAATTTGCCCTAATGGGGAGAATATATTTAGAAGAGATTTTCAATGTTAAAAATCCAAGAATCGGATTATTAAATATTGGAGAAGAGGAAGGGAAAGGAAATCAGTTGGCACAGGAGACCTATGAACTTCTAAAGAATAACAAATATTTCAATTTTGTTGGAAATATAGAAGGAAAAGACCTTTTTAGCTCTATTGCGGATGTTATTGTATGCGATGGATTTGTAGGAAACATTGCTGTAAAAACAGCGGAGGGTGTAGCGGAAACTCTCTTTACCCTCCTGACAAAAGAACTAACATCAAGTTTGTGGAGTAAAATATTAGCAGGCTTACTAAAACAAAAGTTTAGGAATGTTAAGAAAAAGTTAGATTATAGTGAATATGGTGGTGCTCCTCTTTTAGGAATAAATGGCGTTGTTATAATATCCCATGGAAGATCAAAGGCAAAGGCTATAAAAAACGCCCTAAAGGTATCTTTACAAGTTGTAAAACAAAAAGTTAATGATAAAATAAAGGAAGGTGTTCTTGAAATATCTGGGGGAGGTTAA
- a CDS encoding type IV pili twitching motility protein PilT, with product MENRLERILQRALDLKASDIHLKVGAPPALRVLGDITFLEDEYPITTEELKTMIFPFIKPQFIKVFEENGELDFAFEMERKVRLRGNLYLQRGTLALALRIIPLQVPSFEELNLPLTIQNLVSKKSGLILVTGPAGSGKSTTLAAMIDFLNMNYKLKIITIEDPIEYIFKDKNSFITQREIRLDTKSYSTALKMALREDPNVIMVGELRDLETISVALQAAETGHLVLSTIHTTDTTITIERIIDSFPPHQQHQVRIQISNVLQGIISQRLLKRKDRKGLIPACEILVGTLAVRKAIREERTNEIPKIIEASKVDGMQSFNQHLAELYFNKLISDEEALNASPSPQDLKLLLRGITQS from the coding sequence ATGGAAAATAGGTTAGAGAGAATCCTACAAAGAGCTTTAGACTTAAAAGCTTCTGATATCCATTTAAAAGTAGGTGCTCCACCTGCCCTAAGAGTGTTAGGTGATATTACTTTTTTGGAAGATGAGTATCCTATAACTACTGAAGAGCTAAAAACCATGATATTTCCTTTTATTAAACCCCAATTTATCAAGGTATTCGAAGAAAATGGAGAGTTGGATTTTGCTTTTGAAATGGAAAGAAAAGTAAGATTAAGAGGAAATTTATATCTTCAAAGAGGAACTTTAGCGTTAGCATTAAGAATTATACCACTTCAAGTGCCTTCCTTTGAGGAGTTAAATTTACCTCTCACTATACAAAATTTAGTCTCTAAAAAATCTGGTCTTATTTTAGTAACAGGTCCTGCTGGTTCAGGGAAATCTACCACTTTAGCTGCAATGATTGACTTTTTAAACATGAATTATAAATTGAAGATTATTACTATTGAGGACCCAATAGAGTATATATTTAAAGATAAAAACTCTTTTATAACCCAAAGAGAGATTAGATTAGACACAAAGAGTTATAGTACTGCACTAAAAATGGCATTAAGAGAGGATCCAAATGTTATAATGGTAGGTGAGCTTAGAGATTTGGAGACAATCAGCGTTGCTTTACAAGCTGCTGAAACTGGACATTTAGTTTTAAGTACTATTCATACTACAGATACAACTATTACTATCGAAAGAATAATTGATAGTTTCCCTCCTCATCAACAGCATCAGGTAAGAATACAAATCTCAAACGTACTTCAAGGAATAATATCTCAAAGATTATTGAAAAGAAAAGATAGAAAAGGTTTAATTCCCGCCTGTGAGATCCTTGTAGGTACCTTGGCTGTTAGAAAGGCAATAAGAGAAGAGAGAACAAACGAGATTCCTAAAATTATTGAGGCAAGCAAAGTGGACGGTATGCAGTCTTTCAACCAACATTTAGCAGAACTATACTTTAATAAACTTATAAGTGATGAAGAGGCACTAAATGCAAGCCCTTCCCCCCAAGATCTGAAATTACTTCTAAGAGGTATTACTCAGAGCTAA
- a CDS encoding YfcE family phosphodiesterase — protein sequence MKILVISDTHGGTSFLEKISDYLRDVDLILHAGDILYHGPRNPLPDGYAPSKLAEFLNNLNKPVIISRGNCDADVDQLVIKYPILSPYSFIFVSPWRILLTHGEDKSEEELFSLGEKYNVNLVIFGHIHTPVLKRKDRVILLNPGSPSLSKVPYSSIGIIEDNKIYIIDIDKKEIKESIIFSSE from the coding sequence ATGAAAATATTAGTAATAAGCGATACCCATGGCGGAACATCTTTCTTAGAAAAAATTTCAGATTATTTAAGAGATGTAGACTTAATTTTACATGCTGGGGATATTTTATATCATGGACCAAGAAATCCTCTTCCAGATGGTTATGCACCTTCTAAACTTGCGGAATTTTTAAATAACTTAAATAAACCTGTTATTATAAGCAGGGGAAATTGTGATGCGGATGTGGATCAGCTTGTTATAAAATACCCCATTCTTTCTCCCTATTCATTTATTTTTGTATCGCCATGGAGAATTTTACTAACTCATGGGGAAGATAAAAGTGAAGAAGAATTATTTAGCTTAGGAGAAAAATATAATGTTAATCTTGTGATATTTGGGCATATTCATACTCCAGTTCTAAAGAGAAAGGACAGAGTAATACTCTTAAATCCAGGAAGCCCGTCTTTATCAAAAGTTCCTTATAGTTCTATTGGTATAATAGAGGATAATAAAATTTATATAATCGATATCGATAAAAAAGAAATAAAAGAAAGTATAATTTTTAGCTCTGAGTAA
- a CDS encoding serine/threonine protein phosphatase — translation MKIGIISDIHSNLEALEAVVKKIEKEVDEIYCLGDIVGYGPNPNECVSYIKKINASIIGNHDAAVVGRLDYDNFNPLAQYAIDWTRENITPENFEFLYKLPEKLNFEWGGIVHGSIRKPLEEYLVTYNSVFANFNLMDENIYFFGHSHIAGVFIYENDEIKYLSMVKGGEIEIQPKNKYLINPGSVGQPRDGNWKSSFGIYDTKNHVFKVYRVDYLIEITQKKMQLLGFPRPLWERLSFGR, via the coding sequence ATGAAAATAGGAATAATCTCTGATATTCATAGTAATTTAGAAGCTTTAGAAGCAGTAGTAAAAAAAATAGAAAAAGAAGTTGATGAGATCTATTGCTTAGGGGATATAGTTGGGTATGGTCCAAATCCCAACGAGTGTGTAAGTTATATAAAAAAAATCAACGCATCAATCATAGGAAATCATGATGCTGCTGTAGTTGGAAGATTAGACTATGATAATTTTAACCCTCTTGCCCAATACGCCATAGATTGGACCAGAGAGAATATAACTCCTGAAAATTTTGAGTTTCTTTATAAATTACCAGAGAAACTAAATTTCGAGTGGGGTGGAATAGTACATGGAAGTATAAGGAAGCCTTTAGAAGAATATTTAGTTACTTATAATTCTGTTTTTGCCAATTTTAATTTGATGGATGAAAATATTTATTTCTTTGGTCATTCCCATATAGCAGGAGTATTTATTTATGAAAATGATGAGATTAAGTATTTAAGCATGGTTAAAGGGGGAGAAATAGAAATACAACCTAAAAATAAATACTTAATAAATCCAGGAAGCGTAGGACAGCCAAGAGATGGAAATTGGAAAAGTAGTTTTGGCATATATGATACAAAGAACCATGTTTTTAAAGTTTATAGAGTTGATTATCTCATAGAGATTACTCAGAAAAAGATGCAACTTTTAGGATTTCCAAGACCTTTATGGGAAAGATTATCCTTTGGGAGGTAG
- a CDS encoding spore gernimation protein produces MKKILTISLLFLIIAITLALFSFREKTQVKIYFYDYKSGNLRYEERDIDISYWDKLFNKENIAKKVISLLLEGPKSPSLRSPIPKGTRLLRISIRNNIAYVSFSNELKNNHPGGSTEELLTIYSIVNTLTELPWIKKVQILVGDATLDTLAGHYDISVPLERNMNISQ; encoded by the coding sequence TTGAAAAAAATACTAACTATTTCTTTGTTATTTTTAATAATTGCTATTACTTTGGCTCTTTTTAGTTTCAGAGAGAAAACACAAGTTAAGATTTATTTTTATGATTACAAAAGTGGTAATTTAAGATACGAAGAAAGGGATATTGATATATCTTACTGGGACAAACTATTCAACAAGGAAAATATAGCTAAGAAAGTAATTAGTCTATTATTGGAGGGACCTAAAAGTCCCTCCTTACGTTCTCCTATTCCAAAAGGGACAAGACTTTTGAGAATTTCTATCAGAAATAATATAGCCTATGTGAGCTTTTCTAATGAACTAAAAAATAATCATCCAGGGGGTAGTACTGAAGAGCTACTAACAATATACAGTATAGTTAATACATTGACTGAGCTACCTTGGATAAAGAAGGTACAGATATTAGTAGGTGATGCTACTTTGGATACTTTAGCTGGTCATTATGATATTTCTGTTCCGCTTGAAAGGAATATGAATATTTCACAATGA